From one Prosthecobacter dejongeii genomic stretch:
- a CDS encoding tyrosine-type recombinase/integrase: protein MESKTAIKLPSDQIRYSKSHVQYWQVAGRLYQQRGSTDFCCRFSHNGERGFFDLYTSNRNEAAKRAAERYRFVVAHGWESAAANPDFRVQQPQSKQRILTVGMWITEVRGISQVRPITLLSYEQALRRIAAEAVLGLTYSVKTHEKWSEMVDSMPLAKLSGNAVAKWIKSRLEGSVSDPKAREKAKHTVNHVLRSAKALFSVRKVVSLVAKDVTALLPEPLPFSEVSLLEEDSSARFTPSVDAEQLLVRAKEELGGPRIAGESVEDFELRQQKWIAFLLSFCAGLRRKESDLLEWPQVQLETATGPRIKLETTEFFSPKNQAHAKAIPLDLEVAEILKAYQKVSSGSFVLKSDRYFGRNGVGKPRCYNTWQALYKWLKAQGVKDRNPVHSLRKSVGALMAKKHGIHAAQRLLRHTTPTITSKYYSDSEARETPGIGSLLKR, encoded by the coding sequence ATGGAATCAAAAACTGCCATCAAACTGCCATCAGATCAGATCCGTTATTCCAAGAGCCATGTTCAATATTGGCAGGTTGCAGGTAGGCTCTATCAGCAGCGTGGCAGCACAGATTTTTGCTGTAGGTTCTCACATAATGGTGAGCGCGGTTTTTTCGACCTCTATACTTCCAACAGGAATGAGGCTGCCAAGCGTGCTGCAGAGCGATACCGTTTTGTCGTAGCCCACGGTTGGGAGAGTGCAGCTGCTAATCCAGATTTTCGGGTTCAACAGCCCCAGTCCAAGCAACGCATCTTGACCGTGGGCATGTGGATAACCGAGGTTCGTGGGATTTCACAAGTCCGACCGATCACACTGCTGAGTTACGAGCAGGCATTGAGGCGCATCGCAGCAGAAGCCGTGCTTGGTCTTACCTATTCCGTCAAAACCCACGAAAAGTGGAGTGAGATGGTGGACTCGATGCCATTGGCCAAGCTCTCGGGCAATGCCGTGGCAAAATGGATTAAATCGCGATTGGAGGGAAGTGTTAGTGACCCCAAGGCAAGAGAAAAGGCAAAGCATACTGTTAACCATGTGTTGCGTTCTGCCAAAGCCCTGTTTTCTGTTCGCAAAGTTGTCTCGCTCGTTGCCAAAGACGTTACAGCACTGCTGCCAGAACCGTTGCCTTTTTCTGAAGTCTCACTTTTGGAAGAGGATTCGTCTGCGAGGTTTACCCCTTCAGTGGATGCAGAGCAGCTATTAGTTAGGGCCAAGGAAGAACTCGGGGGACCCAGAATTGCGGGTGAATCTGTCGAAGATTTTGAGTTGCGGCAGCAGAAGTGGATTGCCTTCCTCCTTAGTTTTTGCGCTGGTTTAAGGAGGAAGGAGAGTGATCTTCTTGAATGGCCTCAGGTGCAACTTGAGACTGCAACAGGGCCTAGGATCAAGTTGGAAACCACTGAATTTTTCAGCCCGAAAAATCAAGCACACGCAAAAGCCATTCCTTTAGATCTTGAGGTTGCGGAAATTTTGAAGGCGTATCAAAAAGTGTCCAGCGGCTCCTTTGTTTTAAAATCAGACAGATACTTTGGACGAAATGGGGTTGGAAAACCGCGATGCTACAACACCTGGCAGGCACTTTACAAATGGCTGAAAGCTCAAGGGGTCAAAGACCGCAATCCTGTCCATTCTCTTAGAAAGTCTGTCGGAGCCCTGATGGCCAAAAAACATGGCATTCATGCCGCGCAGCGCCTTTTGAGACACACAACGCCTACCATCACGTCCAAATATTATTCTGACAGTGAGGCCCGTGAAACGCCAGGCATTGGAAGTCTGCTAAAACGATGA
- a CDS encoding DEAD/DEAH box helicase — protein sequence MSDHPLLRLLPESPDCSNDELLGRFLEYVAEKNLELYPAQEEAILELFEDKNVILNTPTGSGKSLVATALHFRSLAKRRRSVYTCPIKALVNEKFLALCRDFGPENVGMATGDATVNRHAPILCCTAEILANYALRDGETAPFHEVIMDEFHYYSDHERGVAWQVPLLTMARSRFLLISATLGATDFFQRELTRLTQAESVIVSSQNRPVPLEFSYAQTSVDVTLQELVEARKTPVYLVHFTQNDAAQAAQDLMSLNFCSTAEKASIKEYLVGEKFTSPYGREVKKYLLHGVGIHHAGLLPKYRMLVEKLAQRGLLKVICGTDTLGVGVNVPIRTVLLTRLSKYGGQKVTTLTARDFHQITGRAGRRGFDDIGFVVAQAPEHIIENAKMEAKAAGDVKKMRKMVKKKPPEGFVGWNEDTFKKLQTATPEALVSRFQVSHGMLLQVLSREDDGCAAMQQLIADSHETTTAKKQHRQRARQLFRALVERKIISIIPLKDRLKPGQKLRLNVELQDDFSLNQTLSLYLIDTLALIDPNSPNYAADMLTLCESILENPDLILRRQLSKVKDEAMAAMKEEGLPYEERIARLEELEYPKPCRDFIYSTFNEFAALHPWVGQENIRPKSIVREMFENFRSFTDYIQDYDLHRTEGVLLRHLSSVHKVLSQTVPETFKTEPVQEMEAWLAGVLRGTDSSLLDEWERLRDPDWKPDEEKPEHEEAPDITRNKREFIALIRTEIFRFFRGLVIEDYRLAIHALGPHAAPWTADLLATTMAPYYDEHDRILLDNEARNGRYTFPEPAEDGQTWKVSQVLVDLEGLNDWQAIFTVDLAKAREEGKPTLQLVSLGPVSES from the coding sequence ATGTCCGATCACCCTCTGCTGCGCCTCCTGCCTGAATCCCCTGACTGCTCCAACGACGAGCTCCTGGGCCGCTTTCTGGAATATGTGGCGGAGAAGAACCTGGAGCTTTACCCCGCTCAGGAGGAGGCCATTTTGGAATTGTTTGAGGACAAAAACGTTATCCTCAATACCCCCACAGGCTCTGGCAAATCCCTCGTTGCCACCGCCCTGCATTTTCGTTCCCTGGCCAAGCGACGCCGGTCCGTCTATACCTGCCCCATCAAGGCACTGGTGAATGAGAAATTTCTTGCCCTCTGTCGTGACTTCGGCCCGGAAAATGTCGGCATGGCCACGGGTGATGCTACGGTCAATCGTCACGCTCCCATCCTCTGCTGCACGGCGGAGATCCTGGCCAACTACGCGCTGCGCGATGGAGAAACGGCCCCCTTCCATGAGGTCATCATGGATGAGTTCCACTATTACTCAGATCACGAGCGCGGCGTCGCTTGGCAGGTGCCCCTGCTCACCATGGCCCGCTCCCGCTTCCTCCTCATTTCCGCCACCCTTGGCGCCACAGATTTCTTTCAGCGGGAGCTCACCCGCCTCACCCAGGCAGAAAGCGTCATCGTTTCCTCCCAGAACCGGCCCGTACCGCTGGAGTTCAGCTACGCACAGACCTCCGTGGATGTGACCCTGCAGGAGCTGGTGGAGGCCAGAAAGACACCCGTTTACCTCGTTCACTTCACCCAAAACGATGCCGCCCAGGCCGCACAGGATCTGATGAGTCTGAACTTCTGCTCCACCGCAGAAAAGGCCTCCATCAAAGAATACCTCGTGGGGGAAAAATTCACCAGCCCCTATGGCAGAGAGGTCAAAAAATACCTCCTCCACGGCGTCGGCATTCATCACGCTGGCTTGTTGCCTAAATATCGTATGCTGGTGGAGAAACTAGCCCAGCGCGGCCTGCTAAAAGTCATCTGCGGGACTGATACCCTCGGTGTAGGCGTGAATGTCCCCATCCGCACCGTTCTCCTCACCCGCCTCAGCAAATATGGCGGCCAAAAGGTGACCACATTAACCGCACGTGACTTTCACCAAATCACCGGCCGCGCCGGGCGGCGGGGTTTTGACGACATCGGCTTTGTCGTCGCCCAGGCTCCCGAGCACATCATTGAAAACGCTAAAATGGAGGCCAAGGCCGCCGGTGATGTGAAGAAAATGCGCAAGATGGTGAAAAAGAAACCGCCCGAAGGCTTCGTCGGCTGGAATGAGGACACATTCAAAAAACTGCAAACCGCCACGCCAGAGGCCCTCGTCTCTCGCTTCCAGGTCTCCCATGGCATGTTACTCCAGGTGCTCAGCCGCGAAGATGACGGCTGCGCAGCCATGCAGCAACTCATCGCGGACTCTCACGAGACCACCACGGCTAAAAAGCAGCATCGCCAGCGTGCACGGCAGCTTTTCCGCGCCCTCGTCGAGCGTAAAATCATCTCCATCATCCCGCTCAAAGACCGCCTGAAACCCGGGCAAAAACTCCGCCTCAATGTCGAGCTTCAGGATGACTTTTCCCTCAATCAAACGCTATCGCTCTACCTCATTGATACCCTCGCTCTGATTGACCCGAACTCGCCCAACTACGCGGCGGATATGCTGACGCTGTGCGAGTCCATTTTGGAAAATCCAGACCTCATCCTCCGCCGCCAGCTTAGCAAAGTGAAGGACGAAGCCATGGCCGCCATGAAGGAAGAAGGCCTGCCTTATGAGGAACGCATCGCTCGTCTGGAGGAACTGGAATACCCCAAGCCCTGCCGCGACTTCATCTACAGCACTTTCAACGAATTTGCCGCGCTTCATCCCTGGGTAGGCCAGGAAAACATCCGCCCCAAAAGCATCGTGCGCGAGATGTTTGAAAACTTCCGCAGCTTTACCGACTACATCCAGGACTACGACCTCCACCGCACAGAGGGCGTCCTCCTCCGCCACCTCTCCAGCGTCCACAAGGTCCTTTCCCAAACTGTGCCGGAGACTTTTAAAACCGAGCCCGTTCAGGAAATGGAAGCCTGGCTAGCCGGTGTACTTCGCGGCACCGACTCCAGCCTGCTGGATGAATGGGAACGCCTGCGCGATCCCGACTGGAAACCTGACGAGGAAAAACCGGAGCACGAAGAAGCCCCGGACATCACCCGCAACAAACGCGAGTTCATCGCCCTTATCCGCACCGAGATCTTTCGTTTTTTCCGTGGCCTCGTCATTGAGGATTACCGCCTCGCCATCCATGCCCTCGGCCCTCATGCCGCCCCCTGGACGGCGGATCTCCTCGCCACCACCATGGCCCCCTATTACGACGAGCACGACCGCATCCTCCTCGACAATGAAGCCCGCAACGGCCGCTACACCTTCCCCGAGCCCGCCGAGGATGGCCAAACCTGGAAAGTCTCCCAAGTCCTCGTGGACCTCGAAGGCCTCAATGACTGGCAAGCCATCTTCACCGTGGACCTCGCCAAAGCCCGAGAGGAGGGCAAACCCACCTTGCAGCTCGTTTCACTCGGCCCCGTGTCTGAAAGCTGA
- a CDS encoding AIPR family protein, with amino-acid sequence MAANTYSKTPVTPAQIDVLKERMSLLADRNPSWNIARADWRRLWPYFAAQKITYLYDDELWENFIPTDFKETGKAEELLDAYMILDEDNEIQLKLFQFKFSDEWKGGISTKELYAFVDRMNRVFLKTDLQDEQTLTAYREIQQALDARRTGRRRQLRVRVQCYFVTNGQSLSQSDAPKLDQLRDTYAHDRQSHGFTFETYSSQDFHHLCVHGRIPVQEETIDLNNDMGERSFMHQNIGENPNGMPIQVMVGFVNVNQLIRLVDRYSNNELFEKNVRFFLGSGKEVNRSIIATVTSQQSSWFGFMNNGVSIVADKAELLPPSSGGRMKLRITNMQIINGCQTVNALYHAKYDPDLKDLFQGNSNVLVRVYQVDPDNSAFLNALIIATNSQNAIRPEDLLATDPRQTKAQELFSNYGIFYQRKEGETPPSGSQMVSFSKEQAALAWLAVFKGYTSRLRNSSSKREIFRDGGEYDEIFGPFVPDEGETSVTPVQRALELAASCLIFQMVSQKVDATGASRRERGPLRKATYFLSSGIAIMEKQTLETLIQKHSSVEPGSNIREQMKRDCQRLVDARFDQMVRYFTDALHVYLKDNGGTEDAALKNSRFAEEFSKSVEHAEFFRDLV; translated from the coding sequence ATGGCTGCCAACACCTATTCCAAGACCCCTGTCACACCAGCACAAATTGATGTGTTAAAGGAACGGATGAGCCTGCTGGCTGACCGAAATCCTTCCTGGAATATCGCCCGTGCGGACTGGCGTCGTTTATGGCCCTATTTTGCCGCGCAGAAGATTACGTATCTTTACGATGATGAATTGTGGGAAAATTTCATCCCTACCGATTTTAAGGAAACCGGGAAGGCTGAGGAGCTTTTGGATGCCTACATGATCCTTGATGAGGACAACGAAATTCAGCTCAAGCTTTTTCAATTCAAGTTCAGTGATGAATGGAAGGGAGGCATTTCAACCAAAGAACTGTACGCCTTTGTGGACCGGATGAACCGTGTGTTTTTAAAAACCGATCTTCAGGATGAACAGACACTGACCGCTTACAGAGAGATACAACAGGCTCTTGACGCGCGCAGAACAGGACGGAGAAGGCAACTGCGGGTGAGGGTGCAGTGTTATTTTGTGACGAATGGTCAGAGTCTTTCTCAAAGTGATGCGCCCAAGTTAGACCAGCTTCGGGATACATATGCACATGACCGGCAATCACATGGTTTCACCTTTGAAACTTACAGCTCTCAAGACTTTCATCATCTTTGTGTCCATGGACGAATCCCTGTTCAAGAGGAAACGATAGACCTCAATAATGACATGGGAGAACGTTCGTTCATGCACCAGAACATTGGCGAAAATCCAAATGGAATGCCCATTCAGGTCATGGTCGGATTTGTGAATGTCAACCAACTCATCCGGCTGGTGGACAGGTATTCAAACAACGAATTATTCGAGAAAAATGTGAGGTTTTTTCTTGGTTCTGGCAAGGAGGTGAATCGCAGTATCATAGCAACCGTCACAAGCCAGCAAAGCAGTTGGTTTGGCTTTATGAATAACGGTGTGAGCATTGTCGCAGACAAAGCGGAACTGCTACCTCCGTCCTCAGGGGGCCGCATGAAACTCCGGATTACGAACATGCAGATCATCAACGGCTGTCAGACGGTAAATGCACTTTATCATGCCAAGTATGATCCAGATTTGAAGGACCTGTTTCAAGGGAATTCAAATGTGCTCGTCAGGGTGTATCAGGTGGATCCGGATAACAGCGCATTCCTAAACGCATTAATCATTGCGACCAATTCACAGAATGCGATCCGGCCAGAAGATCTGCTCGCAACTGATCCCCGGCAGACAAAAGCCCAGGAGCTGTTTTCCAACTATGGAATATTTTACCAGCGTAAAGAAGGCGAGACGCCGCCTTCGGGAAGCCAGATGGTAAGCTTTAGTAAGGAGCAAGCAGCTTTGGCATGGCTTGCGGTATTCAAAGGTTACACTTCGCGGCTACGCAACAGTTCGTCGAAACGCGAAATTTTCCGGGACGGTGGAGAGTATGACGAAATATTCGGCCCCTTTGTTCCAGATGAAGGCGAAACCTCAGTAACTCCCGTTCAACGTGCGCTTGAACTTGCTGCATCTTGCCTAATCTTTCAAATGGTATCCCAAAAGGTGGATGCAACTGGAGCTTCGCGAAGAGAACGTGGCCCTTTGCGAAAAGCCACTTACTTCCTCTCGAGCGGAATAGCCATAATGGAGAAGCAAACACTGGAAACGCTGATTCAAAAGCACTCCAGTGTTGAACCTGGTAGCAATATTCGCGAGCAAATGAAACGGGATTGCCAGCGGCTGGTTGATGCTCGCTTTGATCAAATGGTTCGTTACTTCACCGACGCTCTTCATGTTTATTTAAAGGACAATGGAGGAACTGAAGATGCGGCACTGAAAAACAGCCGTTTTGCAGAGGAGTTTAGCAAAAGTGTAGAACATGCAGAGTTTTTTAGGGACCTGGTTTGA
- a CDS encoding SGNH/GDSL hydrolase family protein, with the protein MKTILCFGDSNTWGYDPASMTAPFPRRHGPEVRWTGVLAKALGAGFRVIEEGQNGRTTVHEDPLNICRKGKDYLPACLESHKPLDLVILMLGTNDLKSTFNVPPGEIAAGAGVLGRMILAGDAGPENRPPQLLLMCPPKVRDLSAMPDLDAKIPHGAARSAEFPRHYKAQAVALKCEYFNSQEIVETSPVDGIHLEASEHLKLGEALAEKVKVLLG; encoded by the coding sequence ATGAAAACGATTCTTTGCTTTGGCGACTCCAACACCTGGGGATATGACCCCGCGAGCATGACGGCCCCGTTCCCGCGCCGTCATGGGCCAGAGGTGCGGTGGACGGGTGTGCTGGCCAAGGCCTTGGGAGCTGGGTTTAGGGTCATCGAAGAAGGTCAAAATGGCCGTACCACAGTCCATGAAGACCCTCTCAACATCTGCCGGAAGGGGAAAGACTACCTGCCTGCGTGCCTGGAAAGTCACAAGCCGCTAGACCTCGTCATCCTGATGCTGGGGACGAATGATCTGAAGAGTACTTTCAATGTGCCTCCGGGTGAAATCGCTGCCGGCGCAGGTGTGCTGGGGCGGATGATCCTAGCGGGTGATGCGGGACCAGAAAATCGTCCGCCGCAGTTGCTCCTGATGTGCCCTCCTAAGGTGCGAGACCTTTCGGCGATGCCTGATCTGGATGCCAAGATCCCTCATGGAGCCGCGCGCAGTGCCGAGTTTCCCCGTCACTATAAGGCACAAGCGGTGGCTCTGAAGTGTGAGTATTTCAACAGCCAAGAAATCGTCGAAACCAGTCCTGTGGATGGCATTCATTTGGAGGCTAGTGAGCACTTGAAGTTAGGCGAAGCCTTGGCAGAAAAAGTGAAGGTTCTTCTCGGCTAA
- a CDS encoding helix-turn-helix domain-containing protein translates to MTAEQIRTYRESKGLTQSQFASMLRVSPTAVTQWEKGQTPSGPASLLLEHLIENAPLFSCQGDTEGDLPLTLHEWETLERLRQALGFPSVREYVLHLIRRGMKMEGC, encoded by the coding sequence ATGACAGCGGAGCAAATTCGCACTTACCGTGAGTCGAAGGGGCTCACGCAAAGTCAGTTTGCCAGCATGCTGCGGGTCTCCCCCACCGCCGTCACTCAGTGGGAAAAAGGCCAGACTCCCTCTGGCCCGGCCTCCTTATTGCTGGAGCATCTCATTGAGAACGCCCCCTTGTTCTCTTGCCAGGGAGATACTGAAGGGGACTTACCACTCACGCTCCACGAATGGGAAACTTTGGAGCGACTTCGCCAAGCGCTGGGGTTTCCCTCGGTGCGCGAGTATGTTCTGCACCTCATTCGTCGAGGAATGAAAATGGAAGGTTGCTAA
- a CDS encoding RecB family exonuclease: protein MNTQAPPKEEPSEKDIIASLQEQVSASRLNLFLQCRLKFFFRYVLKIKKPKTASLHVGNAVHAVLKSWNKARWVQKPLTLIQAHEAYAKAWSDDPDGIPWKPDEEAEEKTTGWRLVNTYLRESHLPADVKPDAVEVPVEANLINHGLPRLIGILDLVQQRKVIDYKTCASNPNSEKAAHSHEIQTSSYSLLYRHNTGQQESGVELHHLVKLKNPKVVITPMPPMMPRQQLRLFKQIEAYTEGLQRQDFIPSPGMQCASCEFFNECRRWH, encoded by the coding sequence ATGAACACCCAGGCCCCCCCCAAAGAGGAGCCGAGTGAGAAAGACATCATCGCCTCATTGCAAGAACAGGTCTCCGCCTCACGGCTGAACCTGTTTTTGCAGTGCAGGTTGAAGTTCTTCTTTCGCTACGTGCTCAAAATAAAAAAGCCCAAGACAGCGTCGCTGCATGTCGGCAATGCGGTTCACGCCGTGTTAAAGTCATGGAACAAGGCACGCTGGGTGCAAAAGCCCCTCACGCTTATCCAAGCGCATGAGGCTTATGCAAAAGCATGGTCGGACGACCCGGACGGGATTCCTTGGAAACCCGATGAAGAGGCGGAGGAAAAGACCACAGGCTGGCGTCTGGTGAACACGTATTTGCGTGAAAGCCATCTGCCTGCCGATGTCAAACCCGATGCCGTAGAAGTGCCCGTGGAGGCCAACCTCATCAACCATGGTTTACCTCGGTTGATCGGCATCCTCGACCTCGTGCAACAACGCAAAGTGATTGATTACAAAACCTGTGCCAGCAATCCAAATTCGGAAAAGGCGGCTCACAGTCACGAGATCCAGACCAGCAGCTACTCCCTTCTTTACCGGCACAACACCGGACAACAGGAAAGCGGCGTAGAACTGCATCACCTGGTCAAGCTCAAGAACCCGAAAGTGGTCATCACCCCGATGCCACCCATGATGCCCCGACAGCAATTACGGCTGTTTAAACAGATCGAGGCCTACACCGAAGGCTTGCAGCGCCAAGACTTCATTCCTTCACCAGGGATGCAGTGTGCGAGTTGCGAGTTCTTCAACGAATGCCGCCGATGGCATTAA
- a CDS encoding Y-family DNA polymerase, which produces MPPSPSSPIPTRPRWLFVDLNSYFASVEQQARPYLRGKPVIVVPLMSDHTCAIAASQEAKKFGIKTGTNVGEAKRMCPSLVLVEASHERYVEYHEKIKDEVELHWPVQVVGSIDEVGLLLDDKRANEASALDIARRIKAGLRKNVGEVITCSIGIAPNRYLAKVASDLTKPDGLEIIRLEDMPARLAHLKLTDLPGIGRRMEPRLHECKIKTFLDLWNASPAVLHQAWGGVGGERFWRHLHGGELDGDFDDMENVPPKSIGHSHVLSPEFRNPPEAMIVAQRLLLKTASRLRRAKHRANELYLSLRAENGAKGKAHMKFSPVSDSYALTKSLEVLWGRALSQLPGHRIKKIGVTLMDLESDEQPVQLDLFSMMGGSVSGDVERRNRLSKIMDDINQDFGRDSIALGFAPDLVKTFSGTKIAFTRIPDLKEFKE; this is translated from the coding sequence ATGCCGCCCTCCCCGTCATCTCCCATCCCCACGCGTCCGCGCTGGTTATTCGTGGATTTGAACAGCTACTTTGCCAGCGTGGAGCAGCAGGCGCGGCCCTATTTGCGTGGGAAGCCCGTGATTGTGGTCCCCCTGATGTCAGATCATACCTGCGCCATCGCGGCAAGCCAGGAGGCTAAAAAGTTTGGTATCAAGACAGGGACCAATGTGGGGGAAGCGAAGCGGATGTGCCCCAGTTTGGTCCTGGTGGAAGCCTCTCATGAGCGCTACGTGGAATACCACGAAAAGATCAAGGACGAGGTGGAACTGCACTGGCCTGTTCAGGTGGTGGGCTCCATCGATGAAGTGGGATTGCTGCTGGATGACAAACGCGCCAATGAGGCCTCGGCTCTGGACATTGCACGCCGCATCAAAGCCGGCCTGCGCAAGAATGTGGGGGAGGTGATCACCTGCTCCATCGGCATCGCGCCGAACCGTTATCTCGCCAAAGTTGCAAGCGATCTCACCAAACCGGATGGTTTGGAGATCATTCGTCTGGAGGACATGCCGGCGAGGCTGGCTCACCTCAAATTGACGGACTTGCCTGGCATTGGCCGTCGCATGGAGCCGCGTCTTCATGAGTGCAAAATCAAAACCTTTTTAGATCTTTGGAATGCGAGCCCGGCGGTGCTGCACCAGGCCTGGGGTGGGGTGGGTGGAGAGCGCTTTTGGCGTCACCTGCATGGAGGGGAGCTGGACGGGGATTTCGACGACATGGAAAATGTGCCGCCAAAGAGCATCGGCCATAGCCATGTACTTTCCCCGGAGTTTAGAAATCCTCCCGAGGCGATGATTGTTGCGCAGCGGCTCCTGCTAAAAACCGCCAGTCGGCTGCGGCGGGCGAAACATCGTGCCAATGAGCTTTATTTGAGCCTGCGTGCGGAGAACGGGGCGAAGGGGAAAGCGCACATGAAGTTTTCCCCCGTGTCAGACAGCTATGCCCTGACGAAGAGCCTGGAGGTGCTTTGGGGTAGGGCGCTGAGTCAGCTTCCCGGTCACCGGATCAAGAAGATCGGAGTGACGCTGATGGATCTGGAGTCTGATGAGCAACCCGTGCAACTCGACCTCTTTTCCATGATGGGAGGCAGTGTTTCTGGAGATGTGGAGAGACGGAACCGTCTTTCGAAAATCATGGACGACATCAACCAAGATTTTGGCCGTGATAGCATCGCGCTCGGATTTGCGCCGGATTTGGTGAAGACCTTTTCAGGCACGAAAATCGCCTTTACCCGCATCCCGGATTTGAAAGAATTCAAGGAGTGA
- a CDS encoding FHA domain-containing protein — MFCEIRTSLLASFLEAAMNNPHTFETSPPSSATLLVNGQRLPLAGGTLLVGRHSANDLVLDHESVSSHHAAIKTKAGGFVLVDMNSTNGTFLNGEKVAEAQLTDNDQIMFGSVEAFFLEPQIDSGSVNVDAQEGPPLTSSPKLVRLPFSFWPRNPIFSFLATVVFGCVFMLTVVSGLASSLFALSVLYVPMTGIRYIKYRVQKPMVPERDPDQRKKDIRSFWWHPAFIGSAFAALLTLVIVGLASSQTNREIAAASEYRAEHQAYLDQHTSFGNQAGYALSAAASLDEGDVITPLVQGIGNYSTTQELEGRIRNAQAKEVQLASTRQDDGAVIFLAVSVLLTVFGVISWKAYSWVKREWTAATMIVVFTFQASALAQSPSSGLVLDNGWASPMHGGIAAMKELGSLLSPFARPSPNVTPAPEIEIYQGVTYLMPYAEAKQKLGLTQNIVPKNKVITAGFPKDSLFHYAFDGIFDGGFNKLYIVTDKADQVVAVQLVCESPRRDMLRDIYTAPDWSMYNFINNRRKATTRLWVDHQTHFLRSGSWRQYRKVSGYAHPEGKETVIRIDSALMDPDSLKGSNHRGQEWKLLEVSQLYLPKPLMELMLHYIVTTGQR; from the coding sequence ATGTTCTGTGAAATCAGAACATCGTTATTGGCGAGCTTTTTAGAAGCTGCCATGAACAATCCGCACACTTTCGAGACAAGCCCTCCCTCTTCAGCGACATTGCTTGTGAATGGGCAACGACTTCCTTTGGCTGGCGGGACGTTGTTGGTGGGTAGGCATTCAGCGAATGATTTGGTTTTGGATCATGAGTCTGTTTCCAGTCATCATGCAGCGATCAAAACGAAGGCTGGTGGCTTTGTGCTGGTGGACATGAACTCCACAAACGGAACCTTTTTGAATGGTGAGAAGGTGGCTGAAGCACAATTGACTGACAACGATCAAATTATGTTTGGATCGGTGGAGGCATTTTTTCTCGAGCCTCAGATTGATTCTGGTTCTGTGAATGTGGACGCACAAGAAGGGCCCCCACTGACAAGCTCTCCAAAACTAGTGAGATTGCCTTTCTCTTTCTGGCCTCGAAATCCAATTTTCTCGTTTCTGGCAACCGTTGTGTTCGGTTGCGTCTTTATGCTGACAGTGGTGTCGGGTTTGGCCTCGTCATTGTTTGCCCTTAGCGTCCTGTATGTGCCGATGACGGGCATTCGATACATCAAATATCGAGTGCAAAAACCAATGGTGCCTGAACGCGATCCTGATCAGCGGAAGAAGGACATCAGGTCTTTCTGGTGGCATCCTGCTTTTATTGGCTCTGCCTTTGCAGCGCTGCTGACATTGGTCATTGTTGGGCTGGCCTCATCCCAAACCAACAGAGAGATTGCGGCTGCGAGCGAGTATAGAGCCGAACATCAAGCTTACCTGGATCAGCATACGAGTTTTGGCAATCAAGCGGGGTATGCTCTCTCAGCCGCTGCCAGTCTCGATGAAGGAGATGTGATCACACCACTGGTGCAGGGAATTGGGAATTATTCGACTACCCAGGAATTGGAGGGCCGAATCAGAAATGCTCAGGCCAAAGAGGTTCAGCTAGCATCTACACGACAAGATGACGGGGCGGTCATTTTTCTCGCTGTTTCAGTGCTTTTGACCGTTTTCGGAGTCATCTCATGGAAGGCCTATTCATGGGTAAAAAGGGAATGGACCGCTGCGACGATGATTGTTGTGTTTACTTTCCAAGCATCAGCCCTTGCACAGAGTCCTTCCAGCGGACTCGTCCTCGATAATGGATGGGCAAGCCCGATGCATGGAGGCATTGCAGCGATGAAGGAGTTGGGTTCCCTGCTATCGCCTTTTGCTCGTCCGTCTCCCAATGTTACTCCGGCTCCTGAAATTGAAATTTACCAAGGGGTCACCTACCTGATGCCGTATGCAGAGGCGAAACAGAAGCTGGGACTGACACAGAACATCGTTCCCAAAAACAAGGTCATCACAGCAGGTTTCCCCAAGGACTCGCTCTTTCACTATGCCTTTGATGGGATCTTCGATGGGGGCTTCAACAAGCTCTACATCGTCACTGACAAGGCAGACCAAGTGGTGGCTGTGCAACTGGTCTGTGAATCCCCTCGGAGAGACATGCTCAGGGACATTTACACAGCCCCTGATTGGAGCATGTATAATTTCATCAACAACCGGCGCAAAGCGACAACGAGGTTGTGGGTGGATCATCAAACGCATTTCCTGCGGTCGGGAAGCTGGAGACAATACCGCAAAGTCAGCGGCTATGCCCATCCAGAAGGCAAGGAAACTGTCATCCGCATTGATAGCGCCCTGATGGATCCAGATTCGCTCAAGGGCTCGAACCATCGCGGCCAGGAGTGGAAGCTTTTAGAGGTGTCGCAGCTTTACCTGCCGAAGCCACTCATGGAACTGATGCTTCACTACATCGTAACAACTGGTCAGCGTTAA